One window of the Caminibacter pacificus genome contains the following:
- the cas1b gene encoding type I-B CRISPR-associated endonuclease Cas1b has translation MKTRYIFSMGEIKRKDNSIAFKNEKGWVYIPVEQVRELYFMNEVSLNSKFLDFASRAGIVLHFFNYHGNYSGTFYPKEKYISGKLTIKQALAYENERLIIAKAIVSAIAANIYEVLYHYYRHDKKELKPFLDYLKNDMPRFIEKADKINKLLFIEGNIWAGFYDSFKYFLPADFVMNKRVKRPPDNPINALISFGNTLLYTKTISAIYQTHLDQSISFLHEPSEARFSLSLDLSEAFKPIIVFRTIFDLVNRKKIRVEKHFEKKFNYALLNEDGKKIFIQAFEDRINEKFKHSKLKRMVSYNTAIKLDGYKLIKHLLENREFVPFLIKEKK, from the coding sequence ATGAAAACAAGATATATTTTCTCAATGGGTGAGATAAAAAGAAAAGATAATTCTATTGCCTTTAAAAATGAAAAAGGATGGGTTTATATTCCCGTAGAACAGGTAAGAGAGCTTTATTTTATGAATGAAGTGAGTTTAAATTCTAAGTTTTTAGATTTTGCAAGTAGGGCTGGGATAGTTTTGCATTTTTTTAATTACCACGGGAACTACTCAGGCACTTTTTATCCAAAAGAAAAGTATATCAGTGGAAAACTTACAATCAAGCAGGCTTTAGCATATGAAAACGAAAGATTGATAATAGCAAAAGCAATAGTCAGTGCAATTGCTGCAAATATTTATGAAGTTTTGTATCATTATTATAGGCATGATAAAAAGGAACTTAAGCCGTTTTTGGATTATTTGAAAAATGATATGCCAAGATTTATAGAAAAAGCAGACAAAATTAATAAGCTTCTTTTTATTGAAGGCAACATTTGGGCTGGATTTTATGACAGCTTTAAATATTTTTTACCGGCAGATTTTGTAATGAATAAACGTGTAAAAAGACCTCCCGATAATCCAATAAATGCTTTAATTTCCTTTGGAAATACGCTTCTATATACAAAAACGATAAGTGCAATTTATCAGACACATTTAGATCAAAGTATAAGTTTTTTGCATGAGCCAAGTGAGGCGAGGTTTAGTCTTAGTCTTGATTTGAGTGAAGCGTTTAAGCCGATAATTGTTTTTAGGACTATTTTTGATTTAGTAAATCGTAAGAAAATAAGAGTTGAAAAACATTTTGAAAAAAAATTTAATTATGCACTTTTAAATGAAGATGGTAAAAAAATCTTTATTCAGGCGTTTGAAGATAGAATTAACGAAAAATTTAAGCATTCAAAACTAAAAAGAATGGTGAGTTATAATACCGCAATTAAGCTTGACGGGTATAAACTTATAAAACACCTGCTGGAAAATAGAGAGTTTGTTCCTTTTTTGATTAAGGAGAAAAAATGA